In a genomic window of Rhododendron vialii isolate Sample 1 chromosome 12a, ASM3025357v1:
- the LOC131309510 gene encoding uncharacterized protein LOC131309510, which yields MVIVLRFVDVQGFLREHFFHIVHVKDTTALTLKKEISDILSRYNLNIHNMQGQRYDGASNMRGAWNGLQALFLNDCPYAYYIHCFAHRLQLALVVAAETESSIWLFFSKLTSIVTLVDASPKRHTELQSAQAIEIEHMLDTSERETGIGANQIGTLHRSGTTHWSSNFDSICNLIDMFTATIKVLEMMFEKGSFNSIHGEAKGALLAIKTFEFIFILHLMHRIMGITNLLCRALQHKSLDIINAMDLVSTTKALLHTLREEGFDPLMMHVKSICTQYDIDMPDMSARYKTDTGRTCQQKDVLTVEPHYHIDIFNAVIDFQLAELNDRFNEGVVELLVLSSALEPKDDFKSFNVDYICTLAEKFYPDDFTNQERHYLRLQLEHYKLDVPRQQKFQNMTTISELCRGLVETKKSESYHLIEKLIRLVATLPVTTTTAERAFSAMKHVKTDLPNKMKDDFLADSMIMYIERDLVQDIDSYSIIDDFYSVKHRRVQLR from the coding sequence ATGGTAATTGTTTTGAGATTTGTTGATGTCCAAGGGTTTTTACGGGAGCACTTTTTTCATATTGTGCATGTTAAGGACACCACTGCATTAACTCTGAAGAAAGAGATATCCGATATCCTCTCTCGTTACAATTTGAACATTCACAACATGCAAGGTCAAAGATATGATGGTGCTAGCAATATGCGTGGTGCATGGAATGGATTACAAGCCTTATTTCTTAACGATTGCCCGTATGCTTATTATATACATTGTTTTGCCCACCGACTACAACTAGCATTAGTTGTAGCTGCTGAAACTGAGAGCTCTATCTGGTTATTCTTTTCAAAGTTGACTTCCATTGTCACTCTTGTTGATGCTTCTCCAAAACGACATACCGAGTTACAATCTGCCCAAGCCATTGAAATTGAACATATGTTAGATACCAGTGAACGTGAGACGGGTATAGGGGCTAATCAGATTGGTACTTTGCATCGATCTGGAACAACTCATTGGAGCTCTAATTTTGATTCTATTTGCAACTTGATTGACATGTTTACTGCAACTATTAAAGTTCTTGAAATGATGTTCGAGAAGGGATCCTTTAACTCTATACATGGGGAAGCTAAAGGTGCTTTGCTTGCGATAAAGACATTTGAGTTcatatttattttgcatttgatgCATAGAATTATGGGAATCACTAATTTGCTTTGTCGAGCCTTGCAACACAAATCTCTTGACATCATAAATGCCATGGACTTGGTCTCTACTACAAAAGCACTCCTTCACACCTTGAGAGAAGAAGGTTTTGACCCTCTTATGATGCATGTGAAATCAATTTGCACACAGTATGATATTGATATGCCCGACATGAGTGCTCGTTACAAAACAGATACGGGTCGTACTTGTCAGCAAAAGGATGTCCTCACAGTTGAGCCTCATTACCACATTGATATATTCAACGCCGTAATAGATTTTCAGTTGGCAGAGTTGAATGACAGATTCAACGAGGGGGTAGTGGAACTCCTTGTCCTTAGCTCGGCTTTAGAACCTAAGGATGACTTTAAATCATTCAACGTTGATTATATTTGCACTCTTGCCGAGAAATTTTATCCTGATGATTTCACAAATCAGGAGAGACATTATTTGAGATTACAGTTGGAACATTATAAGCTTGATGTACCTCGTCAACAGAAATTCCAAAATATGACCACCATTTCTGAATTATGTCGAGGGTTAGTTGAGACAAAAAAGTCGGAGAGCTATCATTTAATCGAAAAGTTGATTCGCCTTGTTGCAACTCTTCCAGTTACCACAACAACAGCAGAAAGAGCATTTTCAGCTATGAAGCATGTGAAAACTGATCTGCCCAACAAAATGAAGGATGATTTTCTAGCGGATTCTATGATTATGTACATCGAAAGAGATCTTGTTCAAGACATCGACTCATATTCGATAATAGATGATTTTTATTCTGTGAAACATCGTAGGGTACAACTTCGATAG
- the LOC131310023 gene encoding heavy metal-associated isoprenylated plant protein 7-like yields MGKNENQNAQNPEGVIVLGVYMHCQGCADTIVNHLRGFDGVEQIETDMKTHRVIVKGKNADPRKVVDRLRKKTEKHIHLISPTLKVEEKKEQKKEEPKIFEVVMKILMHCEGCAEDIKYRIHKMQEVHTVETDMKNAQVTVKGEFEPKKLVEYIHKKAGKHAVIVKQTPPKRKEDEKEKEKEKDCEKFNPCEYYQIHPPGLVYAPQLFSDENPNACSVM; encoded by the exons ATGGGGAAG aacgAGAACCAAAATGCGCAAAACCCTGAGGGTGTGATTGTGTTGGGCGTCTACATGCACTGCCAGGGATGCGCCGATACCATCGTCAACCATTTGCGTGGATTCGACG GCGTTGAACAAATTGAGACGGATATGAAAACTCACAGAGTCATTGTGAAGGGCAAAAATGCTGACCCGAGGAAAGTGGTGGATAGGCTTCGAAAGAAGACTGAAAAACACATCCATCTCATTTCTCCAACTCTCaaagtggaagaaaaaaaggaacagaaaaaagaagag CCGAAGATTTTCGAAGTGGTGATGAAGATTCTCATGCATTGTGAAGGTTGTGCAGAGGATATCAAGTACCGCATTCATAAGATGCAGG AAGTTCACACCGTGGAGACAGACATGAAGAACGCACAAGTGACTGTCAAAGGAGAGTTTGAACCAAAGAAGCTAGTGGAGTACATCCACAAAAAGGCAGGCAAACATGCAGTGATTGTGAAGCAAACACCACCAAAGAGGAAAGAAGAcgagaaggaaaaggaaaaggaaaaggattgCGAAAAATTTAACCCCTGCGAGTATTACCAGATTCATCCACCAGGACTAGTCTACGCGCCTCAGctttttagtgacgaaaatcCTAATGCCTGCTCCGTGATGTAG